The following coding sequences lie in one Arachis hypogaea cultivar Tifrunner chromosome 4, arahy.Tifrunner.gnm2.J5K5, whole genome shotgun sequence genomic window:
- the LOC112795961 gene encoding inositol diphosphatase DSP4, whose protein sequence is MKLDSTNGDTKPSGSFTEGGGAADDDDVLVPPLNFAVVDNGIFRSGFPEPANFGFLKSLHLRSVICLCPEPYPEPNSEFLKSHGIRLFQFGIDGCKEPFVNIPEDTIREALKVVLDVRNHPVLIHCKRGKHRTGCLVGCLRRLQRWCLSSVFDEYQRFAAAKARVSDQRFIELFDISCLKHYPLSFSCSRK, encoded by the exons ATGAAACTCGATAGCACTAATGGCGACACGAAACCTTCCGGATCCTTCACTGAAGGCGGCGGTGCTGCTGATGACGACGACGTGCTGGTGCCTCCGCTGAACTTCGCCGTGGTGGACAACGGCATTTTCCGCTCTGGTTTTCCCGAACCCGCCAACTTCGGGTTCCTGAAATCGCTCCACCTCCGTTCCGTTAT ATGTTTGTGCCCCGAGCCCTATCCGGAACCCAATTCAGAGTTTCTGAAGTCTCATGGAATTAGGCTTTTCCAATTCGGGATCGATGGCTGTAAG GAACCCTTTGTCAACATCCCAGAGGATACTATTCGAGAAGCTTTGAAAGTAGTCCTAG ATGTTAGAAACCACCCTGTGCTAATTCATTGTAAACGAGGGAAG CACCGCACTGGTTGTTTGGTGGGATGCTTAAGAAGATTGCAGAGATGGTGTTTGTCATCTGTTTTTGATGAGTACCAAAGGTTTGCAGCAGCCAAAGCCAGAGTGTCAGACCAGAGGTTCATAGAATTATTCGACATTTCTTGTTTGAAGCACTACCCATTATCATTTTCATGCTCAAGGAAATAG
- the LOC112795962 gene encoding ubiquinol oxidase 4, chloroplastic/chromoplastic, with translation MAATTLSSSLFATTTFKAPPPHSSSFSHNFNLCTTRQSLPRVRATMLQDNEEKVKVKESLPSKISTFDDAGKASMESGDSTSSSSSSSFEKFVIKVEQSVNIFLTDSVIKILDTLYHDRDYARFFVLETIARVPYFAFMSVLHMYESFGWWRRADYLKVHFAESWNEMHHLLIMEELGGNAWWFDRFLAQHIAIFYYIMTVFMYAISPRMAYHFSECVESHAFETYDKFIKAQGEDLKKLPAPEVAVNYYTGGDLYLFDEFQTSRIPNTRRPKIENLYDVFVNIRDDEAEHCKTMKACQTHGNLRSPHSDSADDDGDAALCNLEADCEGIVDCLKKSVTSNPAKLK, from the exons ATGGCTGCGACGACTCTCTCCTCGTCGCTCTTCGCAACCACCACCTTCAAGGCCCCACCACcacattcttcttccttctcACACAACTTCAATCTCTGCACTACTCGCCAATCGCTTCCCAG GGTGCGCGCAACTATGTTACAAGATAACGAAGAGAAAGTGAAAGTGAAAGAATCCTTACCCTCTAAGATTTCTACTTTTGATGATGCCGGTAAAGCCAGTATGGAGAGTGGGGACTCAACTTCAAGCTCATCGTCGTCGTCCTTTGAGAAATTCGTCATCAAGGTTGAACAATCAGTCAATATCTTTCTCACG GATTCTGTGATAAAGATACTTGATACTTTGTACCATGATCGGGATTATGCAAGATTTTTTGTTCTTGAAACAATTGCCAGGGTTCCTTATTTTG CCTTTATGTCAGTTCTTCACATGTACGAGAGCTTTGGCTGGTGGAGGCGGGCCGACTATCTGAAAGTGCATTTCGCTGAGAGTTGGAATGAaatgcatcatttactcatcatGGAA GAGCTAGGGGGGAATGCATGGTGGTTTGACCGTTTTCTTGCTCAACATATtgcaatattttattatataatgactGTTTTTATGTATGCGATAAGCCCAAGAATGGCAT ATCACTTTTCAGAATGTGTAGAGAGTCATGCATTTGAAACTTATGACAAATTTATCAAGGCTCAAGGAG AGGATTTGAAAAAACTGCCAGCTCCTGAGGTTGCAGTGAATTATTATACAGGCGGTGATCTATATCTGTTCG ATGAATTTCAAACGTCCAGAATTCCAAATACTAGAAGGCCTAAGATAG AGAATCTGTACGACGTATTTGTAAATATCAGAGATGATGAAGCGGAACATTGCAAGACAATGAAGGCCTGTCAAACGCATGGGAACCTCCGGTCTCCGCATTCCGATTCAGcggatgatgatggtgatgctgCACTCTGTAACCTTGAAGCAGATTGCGAAGGAATAGTAGACTGTTTAAAGAAATCTGTTACTTCAAATCCAGCCAAGCTCAAGTAA